In the genome of Segatella copri, one region contains:
- a CDS encoding RNA polymerase sigma factor RpoD/SigA: MRQLKISKSITNRESASLEKYLQEIGHEDLLTTEEEVELAQKIREGDKRALERLTKANLRFVVSVAKQYQNMGLSLPDLINEGNVGLIKAAQKFDETRGFKFISYAVWWIRQSILQAIAEQSRIVRLPLNQVGSVNKIAKELNKFEQEHERKPSVDEIAERVDLPEDKISDALKANSRHVSMDAPIADGEDSSMMDYYISGDAPSTDDQLDRESLHKEIERVILSLSEREQKVMRAFYGIGEPELTLDEIGTKYDLTRERVRQIKEKAIRRIRHNTNNQLLKSYLGR; this comes from the coding sequence ATGAGACAACTAAAAATTTCAAAGTCGATAACGAATCGTGAAAGCGCATCGTTAGAAAAGTATCTCCAAGAAATTGGACACGAGGACCTTCTCACCACAGAGGAAGAGGTGGAACTCGCGCAAAAAATAAGGGAAGGTGATAAGAGAGCTCTAGAAAGATTGACCAAGGCAAACTTGCGTTTCGTGGTATCTGTGGCTAAGCAGTATCAAAATATGGGACTCAGCTTACCCGACCTTATCAATGAGGGCAACGTAGGTCTTATCAAGGCTGCCCAGAAATTCGATGAAACCCGCGGCTTCAAGTTCATCTCCTACGCCGTATGGTGGATCCGACAGAGCATTCTGCAGGCAATAGCCGAGCAGAGTAGAATTGTGCGCCTTCCGCTCAATCAGGTGGGAAGCGTGAACAAGATAGCAAAGGAACTCAACAAGTTTGAGCAGGAACATGAGCGCAAACCCAGCGTGGACGAGATAGCAGAGCGTGTTGACCTGCCGGAAGACAAAATCAGTGATGCACTGAAGGCAAATTCACGCCATGTAAGCATGGATGCTCCCATTGCCGACGGCGAGGACAGCAGCATGATGGACTACTATATTTCGGGGGATGCCCCAAGCACAGACGACCAGCTGGACAGAGAGTCCCTGCACAAGGAAATAGAAAGAGTAATCCTGAGCCTCAGCGAACGTGAGCAGAAGGTGATGAGAGCCTTTTACGGCATCGGAGAACCGGAGCTGACGCTTGATGAGATTGGAACAAAATATGATCTGACCCGAGAGCGAGTGCGCCAGATTAAGGAAAAAGCCATTCGCCGAATCAGACACAACACGAATAATCAATTGCTGAAATCCTACTTGGGAAGATAG
- a CDS encoding YkvA family protein, giving the protein MTLPDFMAYKDKFTQSAFVEKISHVAKRAGAKMVYAALILYYTLESDKVALRDKAMIIGALGYLISPLDVIPDAIPIAGLGDDLAVLLFVLKKVWGDVSEDAKQKAYSKLSQWFDEDELPKEADDLFKEKPEDTPV; this is encoded by the coding sequence ATGACTTTACCAGACTTTATGGCTTATAAGGACAAGTTCACTCAGAGTGCATTTGTCGAGAAGATTTCGCACGTGGCTAAGCGTGCAGGTGCCAAGATGGTTTATGCAGCCCTCATTCTCTATTATACATTAGAGAGCGACAAGGTGGCGCTGAGAGACAAGGCGATGATTATAGGAGCCCTGGGCTACCTCATCAGTCCGCTGGATGTCATCCCCGATGCCATTCCTATCGCCGGCTTGGGCGACGACCTTGCTGTGCTGCTTTTCGTGCTCAAGAAGGTTTGGGGCGATGTTTCAGAAGATGCCAAGCAGAAAGCCTACAGCAAGCTTTCGCAATGGTTTGATGAGGATGAGCTGCCTAAGGAGGCAGATGACCTCTTCAAGGAGAAACCTGAAGATACACCGGTATAA
- a CDS encoding S9 family peptidase, whose protein sequence is MKRFSVLIASIMMVSAMQAAEKLDLKAITSGEFSASYVTGINPIEGTDLYASISNDGKQIVSYSFKTGKQVAVLFDVDAAKAPMQNVDGYVISPDGKKMLIFTKRKAVYRRSFKAEYFIYNIASKTIKKLSEGENQQVATWSPDSRHVAFVKDNNIFVTDGEKEVQVTKDGKFNEIINGIPDWVYEEEFAFNRAFAWNADGTSIGWIRFDESHVKTYSLQLFEGSNPTRKEFHDYPGEYSYKYPKAGQDNSKVSLWSYDMKSGKTIALDVPVDADGYYPRIKTSPDANSLIVYTMNRHQDDMRLYSVNPFTGKSKQLIQEIVPKFVKEEVVENSIVGKKNILLPSDRDGYMHLYLYDMNGKLIRQVEKGNYDVTAIYGMDEKTGDVYFQAAMLNAHDRQVYVAHKNGKVERLTSQEGSNSAYFSGDYRYFVNNWSSYSHPYVYTVRNNKGKVIKTLEDNKKLIEKTQKYNWGKRETFSFTTSEGVKLDGWMVKPVDFDASKKYPVILFQYSGPGSQQVLNAWSTGSMGSGGAFDYYLAQEGFIVACVDGRGTGGRGAEFEKCTYLTLGNLESKDQVETALYMGSLPYVDKNNIGIWGWSYGGFNTLMSMSEGRPVFYAGVAVAPPTCYRYYDSVYTERYMRTPKENEKGYNDNPIERAGKQHGALLLCHGVADDNVHPQNTFEYAEALVQADKDFKELWYTNRNHGISGGNTRNHLLRQMADWFKTHLNK, encoded by the coding sequence ATGAAAAGATTTTCAGTTTTAATTGCAAGTATCATGATGGTATCAGCAATGCAAGCGGCAGAGAAGCTCGACCTGAAGGCTATTACCTCCGGTGAATTCTCTGCCTCATACGTTACCGGTATCAACCCTATCGAGGGAACCGATCTCTATGCTTCTATCAGCAATGACGGCAAGCAGATTGTAAGTTATTCGTTCAAGACGGGTAAGCAGGTGGCTGTGCTCTTCGACGTTGATGCAGCCAAAGCGCCTATGCAGAATGTAGATGGCTATGTCATCAGTCCTGATGGCAAGAAGATGCTTATCTTTACCAAGCGCAAGGCGGTGTATCGCCGTTCGTTCAAGGCTGAGTATTTCATCTATAACATCGCTTCGAAGACCATCAAGAAACTCTCTGAGGGCGAGAACCAGCAGGTGGCTACCTGGTCGCCAGACTCCCGCCACGTGGCTTTCGTCAAGGACAACAACATCTTCGTTACCGATGGCGAGAAGGAAGTGCAGGTAACCAAGGATGGTAAGTTCAATGAAATTATCAATGGTATTCCTGACTGGGTTTACGAGGAGGAGTTTGCCTTCAACCGTGCCTTTGCATGGAACGCAGATGGAACATCCATCGGATGGATCCGTTTCGACGAGAGCCATGTGAAGACCTATTCGCTCCAGCTCTTCGAGGGTTCAAATCCTACCAGAAAGGAGTTCCACGACTATCCGGGCGAGTATTCCTATAAATATCCTAAGGCAGGACAGGATAATTCCAAGGTGAGCCTCTGGAGCTACGATATGAAGTCGGGCAAGACCATCGCTCTGGATGTGCCTGTAGATGCTGACGGCTATTATCCTCGCATCAAGACTTCTCCTGATGCCAACAGCCTCATCGTCTATACGATGAATCGCCATCAGGACGATATGCGCCTCTATTCCGTAAATCCTTTCACCGGTAAGAGCAAGCAGCTCATCCAGGAAATCGTTCCTAAGTTTGTGAAGGAAGAAGTGGTAGAGAACAGCATCGTGGGCAAGAAGAACATCCTGCTTCCTAGCGACCGCGACGGCTATATGCACCTCTATCTCTACGATATGAACGGTAAACTGATCCGTCAGGTGGAGAAGGGCAACTATGATGTGACTGCCATTTACGGTATGGACGAGAAGACGGGCGACGTTTATTTCCAGGCAGCCATGCTCAATGCGCACGACCGCCAGGTGTATGTGGCTCACAAGAACGGAAAGGTGGAACGACTCACTTCTCAGGAGGGTTCCAACTCGGCTTATTTCTCGGGCGATTACCGCTATTTCGTAAACAACTGGAGCAGCTATAGCCATCCATACGTCTACACCGTCCGCAACAATAAGGGAAAGGTGATCAAAACCTTGGAAGACAATAAGAAGTTGATTGAGAAGACCCAGAAGTACAATTGGGGCAAGCGTGAAACTTTCTCCTTCACCACTTCCGAGGGCGTGAAGCTCGATGGCTGGATGGTGAAGCCTGTAGATTTCGACGCCAGCAAGAAATATCCAGTTATCCTCTTCCAGTATTCGGGTCCTGGCAGCCAGCAGGTGCTCAATGCCTGGAGCACAGGTAGCATGGGTTCCGGTGGAGCCTTCGATTACTATCTGGCACAGGAGGGATTCATCGTGGCTTGCGTGGATGGACGTGGTACAGGCGGACGTGGTGCAGAGTTCGAAAAGTGCACCTATCTTACCCTTGGCAATCTGGAGTCTAAGGATCAGGTGGAGACTGCTCTCTACATGGGTAGCCTTCCATACGTGGATAAGAACAACATCGGAATCTGGGGATGGAGCTATGGCGGTTTCAACACCCTGATGAGTATGAGCGAGGGGCGTCCGGTGTTCTATGCAGGTGTAGCCGTAGCGCCTCCTACCTGCTACCGTTACTACGATTCTGTTTATACCGAACGTTATATGCGCACTCCGAAGGAGAACGAGAAGGGTTATAACGACAATCCTATCGAGCGTGCCGGCAAGCAGCATGGAGCCCTGCTTCTCTGTCATGGTGTGGCAGATGACAATGTGCATCCGCAGAACACCTTTGAGTATGCTGAGGCCTTGGTGCAGGCAGACAAGGATTTCAAGGAGCTTTGGTACACCAATCGCAACCATGGCATCTCTGGCGGCAACACCCGTAATCATCTGCTTCGCCAGATGGCTGACTGGTTCAAGACTCACCTGAATAAATAA
- a CDS encoding outer membrane beta-barrel protein: MAKRWGWTMTTAPRYFVFLRLGTNFRPDDRNDVYLSAIGTLGHKWGRTTTTHLSNVPGQWVGNVNNMRESGDTRGANVMLGYKHTFNSDHFIDMNVSYNIWRGPNDNQFHENETWADGTEESIWQSQHQDVKIRNWEAALDYSLQALPWDMTFQATDRYNSRRITAQGTLEPDWDVEAGVRKNIGSWGISFLCKDIFNSKETNNVLYGNGYSQSIRKWSGGRTLRLAATYTFGKSDSREHNRHNHIDTGGYGEEHH; the protein is encoded by the coding sequence ATGGCAAAAAGATGGGGATGGACGATGACAACCGCGCCCAGATACTTCGTGTTCCTTCGTCTGGGTACGAATTTCAGACCTGATGACAGGAATGATGTTTACCTGAGTGCAATCGGAACGCTCGGACACAAATGGGGACGTACGACAACCACTCACCTTAGCAATGTGCCGGGGCAATGGGTCGGCAATGTCAATAATATGCGTGAAAGTGGCGATACCCGTGGCGCAAACGTCATGCTTGGTTACAAGCACACGTTCAATTCCGACCATTTTATCGACATGAACGTGAGTTATAATATATGGAGGGGTCCCAACGACAACCAGTTTCATGAAAATGAGACTTGGGCCGACGGCACGGAGGAATCCATCTGGCAAAGCCAGCATCAGGATGTAAAAATCAGAAACTGGGAAGCAGCGCTTGATTATTCATTACAGGCATTGCCGTGGGACATGACTTTCCAAGCCACAGACCGGTATAACTCGCGCCGTATCACCGCGCAGGGCACGCTGGAACCCGATTGGGATGTCGAAGCCGGGGTACGCAAAAATATCGGTTCTTGGGGCATATCGTTTCTCTGCAAGGATATTTTCAACTCAAAAGAGACGAACAATGTCCTTTATGGGAACGGCTACTCGCAGTCAATCCGCAAATGGTCGGGAGGTCGCACATTACGTCTGGCAGCCACCTATACCTTCGGCAAATCCGACAGTCGTGAGCATAATCGCCACAACCACATCGACACCGGTGGCTACGGAGAAGAGCATCATTAG
- a CDS encoding virulence-associated E family protein — translation MNIRKTLKRLIDDTQYVAALEKQNDLLKEKLQQEKDNLQKQKDVFKKEKEQEEADEEAQYKKRSRNYLRPITDMQKWLLENYEFRYNVITDVFEYRKKNDEEKGMVKTEEYDSEGKIKHDFEIIDKYAINTIAIEVQEAGIFVRDHFVERLIKSKYAHPYHPIRSYIDKVRGTWDGKDRIGDFLRRINPSDYCQKMGRIWLRAMVAQMAGYDEKHANSVMLTLVSTTQGLHKSTFLRSLLSNELRDYYTDDFSLNQKGNAQRKIVEFAIINDDELDKENFNRLPRSASFTGTSNRMNQILASLVFLRRSVLYVTYRSSCSWHNLYNIRM, via the coding sequence ATGAACATTAGAAAAACACTGAAGAGACTGATTGACGATACCCAGTATGTCGCAGCGCTCGAAAAGCAGAATGATCTGCTGAAAGAAAAACTCCAGCAGGAAAAAGACAACCTTCAGAAACAGAAGGACGTCTTCAAAAAGGAGAAGGAACAGGAAGAGGCCGACGAAGAGGCTCAGTACAAGAAACGCAGCCGCAACTACCTGCGCCCCATCACGGATATGCAGAAATGGTTGCTGGAGAACTATGAGTTCCGATATAATGTCATCACCGATGTTTTCGAATATCGAAAGAAGAATGATGAAGAAAAAGGAATGGTGAAGACAGAAGAATATGATTCAGAAGGCAAAATCAAGCATGACTTCGAAATCATCGACAAGTATGCCATCAACACCATTGCCATCGAGGTGCAGGAGGCAGGCATCTTCGTGCGTGACCACTTCGTAGAGCGACTCATCAAGTCGAAGTACGCCCACCCCTATCATCCTATCCGCAGCTATATCGACAAAGTGAGAGGAACCTGGGACGGAAAGGACAGAATCGGTGACTTCCTTCGCCGCATCAACCCGTCGGACTATTGCCAGAAAATGGGAAGAATCTGGCTACGTGCCATGGTGGCGCAGATGGCAGGATACGACGAGAAACATGCCAACAGCGTAATGCTCACCCTGGTTTCAACGACACAGGGACTGCATAAGAGTACTTTTCTCAGAAGTTTATTATCCAACGAGCTAAGAGATTACTACACAGATGATTTCTCGCTCAACCAAAAGGGAAATGCTCAGAGAAAGATAGTAGAATTTGCCATCATCAATGACGACGAGCTGGACAAGGAGAACTTCAACCGGCTGCCCCGCTCGGCTTCGTTTACCGGCACCAGCAACAGGATGAATCAAATACTTGCCAGTCTCGTCTTTCTTCGGAGATCGGTGCTCTATGTAACCTATCGGTCCAGTTGCTCTTGGCATAATCTTTATAATATTAGAATGTAG
- a CDS encoding PqqD family protein: MKTKKGFNLRQVCGENVIVAEGAENIDFSSIISMNESSAYLWNSIQGKEFDKNNLVELLTQEYDVDADTAAKDVDALVAQWMKAGIIE, from the coding sequence ATGAAAACAAAGAAAGGTTTTAATCTTCGCCAGGTGTGCGGAGAAAACGTGATAGTGGCAGAAGGTGCTGAGAACATCGACTTCAGCAGTATCATCAGCATGAACGAGAGTTCTGCTTATCTCTGGAACAGCATCCAGGGCAAGGAGTTCGACAAGAACAATCTGGTAGAGTTGCTTACCCAGGAATATGATGTTGATGCTGATACGGCAGCCAAGGATGTTGATGCACTCGTGGCGCAGTGGATGAAGGCTGGCATTATCGAGTAA
- a CDS encoding Do family serine endopeptidase → MKKVTNYVMAVLCVGSLAFSTGAFMKVNASPAVTAEAPGQPVDLTYAAEKALPAVVHIKYVQNSKMKTVDVQSDPFGGFFDPFGFFGNPGQGNGGTRKQQVQTPKREATGSGVIISADGYIVTNNHVVEGADELTVTLNDNREYSARIIGTDKTTDLALIKIDGKNLPTLPIANSDNVKVGEWVIAVGNPFGLNNTVTAGIISAKARSLGANGVESFIQTDAAINAGNSGGALVNTQGELVGINAMLYSQTGSYAGYGFAIPTSIMNKVVDDLKKYGSVQRVMLSIQGSDVLNYINAQKENGKDVDLGTNEGVYIAKVDEDGNGAAAGLKEGDVITKVDGKKVTKMAELQESLNGKRPGDKMSITYLRNKKTNTKTITLKNAQGNTSVIKSADLDVLGGTFRPITESQKNQLSIKYGVEVMKVNSGALKDAGVSRGFIIQRINDNNITSLDDLQKAVKSASTSKDPVLYIQGVWPTGKKAYFAVPLQKD, encoded by the coding sequence ATGAAAAAGGTAACTAATTATGTAATGGCAGTGCTATGCGTAGGATCGCTGGCATTCTCAACAGGTGCATTTATGAAGGTAAACGCTTCACCAGCCGTAACAGCTGAGGCACCAGGTCAACCGGTAGATTTGACTTACGCAGCAGAGAAGGCTCTGCCAGCCGTGGTACATATCAAATACGTTCAGAATTCAAAGATGAAGACCGTGGATGTGCAGAGCGACCCGTTCGGAGGTTTCTTCGACCCATTCGGATTCTTCGGAAACCCTGGCCAGGGAAATGGCGGAACACGCAAGCAGCAGGTGCAGACTCCTAAGAGAGAGGCCACAGGTTCAGGTGTCATCATCAGCGCAGACGGCTACATCGTAACCAACAACCACGTGGTGGAAGGTGCAGACGAGCTGACCGTCACCCTGAACGACAACCGCGAATATTCAGCACGCATCATCGGTACCGACAAGACCACCGACCTTGCCCTGATCAAGATTGACGGAAAGAACCTTCCTACCCTTCCTATCGCCAACAGCGACAACGTGAAGGTGGGTGAATGGGTCATCGCTGTGGGCAACCCATTCGGACTGAACAACACCGTTACCGCAGGTATCATCTCTGCCAAGGCACGTTCGCTGGGTGCTAACGGCGTAGAGAGCTTCATCCAAACCGATGCTGCCATCAACGCAGGCAACTCGGGCGGTGCACTGGTCAACACCCAGGGCGAACTGGTAGGTATCAACGCCATGCTCTATTCCCAGACCGGTTCTTATGCAGGTTACGGTTTTGCCATCCCTACTTCTATCATGAACAAGGTGGTAGACGACCTGAAGAAATACGGCAGCGTACAGCGCGTGATGCTGAGCATCCAAGGCAGCGACGTACTCAACTACATCAATGCACAGAAGGAGAACGGCAAGGATGTAGACTTAGGTACCAACGAGGGTGTTTATATTGCCAAGGTAGATGAGGACGGCAATGGTGCAGCAGCCGGACTGAAGGAAGGCGACGTCATCACCAAGGTAGACGGCAAGAAGGTGACCAAGATGGCAGAGTTGCAGGAGTCACTGAATGGCAAGCGCCCTGGCGACAAGATGAGCATCACCTACCTGCGCAACAAGAAGACCAACACCAAGACCATCACCCTGAAGAATGCCCAGGGCAACACTTCTGTGATTAAGAGTGCTGACCTCGACGTGCTCGGCGGCACCTTCCGCCCTATCACCGAGAGTCAGAAGAATCAGCTCAGCATCAAGTATGGTGTAGAGGTGATGAAGGTAAACAGCGGTGCCCTGAAGGACGCAGGCGTATCACGCGGATTCATCATCCAGCGCATCAACGACAACAATATCACATCACTCGACGACCTGCAGAAAGCAGTGAAGAGTGCTTCTACCAGCAAGGATCCAGTGCTCTACATCCAGGGCGTATGGCCTACCGGCAAGAAGGCTTACTTCGCTGTTCCTCTGCAGAAGGACTAA
- a CDS encoding carboxypeptidase-like regulatory domain-containing protein, translating into MTGTVFYKTTSEPLDFATVVLVNPETGAPLPIGITTDENGVFIILNAPSGKYIVRVSMIGNVTQEREIAIGDSEINLGKIELAEDTKSLQEVVVTGQKSQLSVNAERRIFNVSSNIAATGASADELLAAVPSVDVNSEGEISLRGNADVLVWINGKKMGMDDDNRAQILRVPSSGYEFQT; encoded by the coding sequence ATCACAGGTACAGTTTTTTATAAGACGACATCCGAACCTCTTGACTTCGCTACAGTCGTTCTTGTGAACCCGGAAACGGGTGCACCGCTGCCTATTGGCATCACAACCGATGAGAACGGAGTGTTTATCATCCTCAATGCACCTTCGGGAAAATATATTGTCCGTGTCAGCATGATTGGTAATGTCACACAGGAACGTGAAATCGCAATAGGGGATTCGGAGATAAATCTTGGAAAAATAGAACTTGCAGAGGACACCAAGTCGCTTCAGGAAGTGGTCGTCACCGGGCAGAAAAGCCAGTTGTCGGTCAATGCGGAGCGCAGAATTTTCAATGTAAGCTCAAACATAGCCGCCACCGGTGCTTCTGCCGATGAACTTCTTGCCGCTGTCCCGTCGGTTGATGTAAACAGCGAGGGAGAAATATCATTGCGTGGCAATGCCGATGTCCTTGTGTGGATAAATGGCAAAAAGATGGGGATGGACGATGACAACCGCGCCCAGATACTTCGTGTTCCTTCGTCTGGGTACGAATTTCAGACCTGA
- a CDS encoding NADP-specific glutamate dehydrogenase, with protein sequence MKASEVIANLQRRFPNEPEYIQAVSQVLGTIEEEYNKHPEFEKANLIERLCIPDRIIQFRVSWVDDKGNVQTNMGYRVQHNNVIGPYKGGLRYHKSVNLGILKFLAFEQTFKNSLTTLPMGGAKGGSDFSPRGKSNNEVMRFCQAFMTELYRHMGPDEDVPAGDIGVGGREVGYLFGMYKKLTHQFQGVLTGKGQEFGGSLIRPEATGYGNVYFLCNMLATKGIDIKGKTVLVSGSGNVAQYTMEKLLQLGAKPVTCSDSDGYIYDPDGIDREKLDYIMELKNVERGRIKEYAEKYGVKYVEGAKPWFEKADIALPSATQNEINEEAAKALIANGVFAVSEGANMPTTPEAIKVFQDAKILYAPGKAANAGGVAVSGLEMSQNSERLKWSREEVDAKLHDIMNNIHANCVKYGTENDGYVNYVKGANVAGFLKVAKAMMAQGIV encoded by the coding sequence ATGAAAGCATCTGAAGTAATCGCGAATCTCCAAAGAAGATTCCCAAACGAGCCTGAGTACATCCAGGCAGTTAGTCAGGTTCTCGGTACTATCGAGGAAGAGTACAACAAGCACCCTGAGTTTGAGAAGGCAAACCTCATCGAGCGTCTCTGCATCCCAGACCGCATCATTCAGTTCCGTGTATCTTGGGTTGATGATAAGGGTAACGTACAGACTAACATGGGTTACCGCGTTCAGCACAACAACGTGATCGGCCCTTACAAGGGAGGTCTTCGCTACCACAAGTCTGTGAACTTGGGTATCCTGAAGTTCTTAGCTTTCGAGCAGACATTCAAGAACTCTCTAACAACTCTGCCTATGGGTGGTGCCAAGGGTGGTTCTGACTTCTCTCCACGTGGCAAGAGCAACAACGAGGTAATGCGTTTCTGCCAGGCTTTCATGACTGAGCTCTATCGTCACATGGGTCCAGACGAGGATGTTCCAGCTGGTGACATCGGTGTAGGCGGCCGCGAGGTAGGTTACCTCTTCGGTATGTACAAGAAGTTGACTCACCAGTTCCAGGGTGTATTGACCGGTAAGGGTCAGGAGTTCGGTGGTTCTTTGATCCGTCCTGAGGCTACTGGTTACGGTAACGTTTACTTCCTCTGCAACATGCTCGCTACCAAGGGCATCGACATCAAGGGCAAGACTGTATTGGTTTCTGGTTCTGGTAACGTTGCTCAGTACACTATGGAGAAGTTGCTCCAGTTGGGTGCTAAGCCTGTTACATGTTCAGACTCTGATGGTTACATCTACGACCCAGATGGTATCGACCGCGAGAAGCTCGACTACATCATGGAGTTGAAGAACGTAGAGCGTGGCCGTATCAAGGAGTATGCTGAGAAATATGGCGTGAAGTATGTAGAGGGTGCTAAGCCTTGGTTCGAAAAGGCTGATATCGCTCTTCCATCTGCAACTCAGAACGAGATTAACGAGGAGGCTGCCAAGGCTCTCATCGCCAACGGTGTATTCGCTGTAAGCGAGGGTGCTAACATGCCTACTACTCCAGAGGCTATCAAGGTATTCCAGGATGCTAAGATTCTCTACGCTCCAGGTAAGGCTGCCAACGCTGGTGGTGTGGCTGTTTCTGGTCTTGAGATGAGCCAGAACTCAGAGCGCCTGAAGTGGTCTCGTGAGGAGGTTGATGCCAAGCTTCACGACATCATGAACAATATTCACGCTAACTGTGTGAAGTATGGTACAGAGAATGATGGTTACGTTAACTACGTAAAGGGTGCTAACGTAGCTGGTTTCCTGAAGGTAGCTAAGGCTATGATGGCTCAGGGCATCGTTTAA